A segment of the Salminus brasiliensis chromosome 1, fSalBra1.hap2, whole genome shotgun sequence genome:
TTATTAAATTCTTCATTATAACAAAGACATTTGTAATGTCGGTTTAAATGCACATCAGACCAAATGGCTGTGATTACTATTTTAGCCAACTTAATAACATTCAGTGAGCTAATCTGACATAAATAGAACAAAGCATTGGTGCCAAATAGGCACATATGACTTTtttatgttcatttatttttagttgTAGCTTTGAAAAGTTTTCTGTCATGCAacatttgtatgttttattacattgtttgttttattCCTCCTGTAAAATGAGACAAATGACACTTACACTCATCATACCTATGAAGTGCAGTGGTAGCTCAGAGCTCTGGGcaactgatgacagggttgtgggttcgatacccgagctcggcaagctgccactgttcagTAAGGCCCTTCACGCTCTCTGATCCTCAGGAGCTGGAGTtgtctgcccaccgctctgtgtgtgtgtctagtcCACccctagtgaactaggggcagtgagcacacacacacacacacacacacacacacacacacacacacacacctagttcactagtgtgtgtgtttgtgtgttcaccaccgcagatgggtcaaatgcggggGACACATTTAACTGgtcagtgacaaatacttgcacctttataTGTGGATCCATCCATTACAAGCTAATCTTGGTTCTGGAAACACGATGGTCCGAGATATAATATATTCAAATCTATTATATAATCaaatctatatttataataatctaattatctattcattagctagctaactaactaaggCTGCATCTGGAGGTCTTAGCCAGTTTCACACATGCATATTTAAAGTATAATCTCAATATTACacagatatttttttaataacgcCACTCTCTTTTAGTCTAACCTACGTTTGTTCAAAAAAATCCAAATGAATGAAGAATGTGGTTGAACCCATCCAGTCTGCTCTCAAGCCGAAAGTGGGGGGAAACACACAGGGAGGAAAAACCGAGCACACACTAAACAGATGAATGGGTAATTTGATGAAGTTTGATTATTCTGCGTCTCGTTTTAAAGAGCACAGATCTGAAGCCCTGGCGGGTCTCTGGGCTGTCAGCGGGGCCGTTTGGAggtgattttatttgtttacagtTAATTcaggtgcattgtgggagaggACTAGTGATTGACGTGGCGGCCATTTTGCCGCTGGCCGCTCGGCTCccattgtgtgtgagagatagtAAACAGAGAGTGGAGGAAAAGCTGCACACATTTCACTGACCCAAATTCAACACTCTCGCCGCAGGTAAGTGCACCGCCGAGTCGCAGTTCTCTCCCTAAGACACTTTCCCGCCGCTTTGTGGAACTTTTAGGCGAAACGGGTGTCATTTTAGGTGAGAAAATAACGTGTAAGCGCTGCGTCGTCGTCGTCGTCGTGTTGAACATGAGCGCCGAGAGCAGAGCGCGGCTTCGTTGCTTCTCAAAGGAGGAGGCAGAAAAAATCCCcactttttttcctcctcctgatGTGCGTTTTTACTTCGGTTTTACGGCGCGAATTCGCGGCGGGAACCCCGACTACTGTGCTCGTCCCTCTCCCGAGAGTGTCTGCTTCTCGGCCGGGGAGGTTTGGAGCAGCTTCGCGTCGTGGTTTTTGTGCTTTATGTGAAAGTTCAGGTCCTCTCCACTCGCTCTCCACTACAGTTGCTCTTCAAATTGCGGCCATAATCTTGCGGTTTAGGGCGGGGGTTACGAGACACGGCCCCGCCCACGCAACGGCTACACGATGCTGCGATTGGCTGAGATCTTCAACTCTTAACTCGCTATTGGTTCTTGTTCGCAGTGACGTTATGCGCATTTCTCTGGTTGGTTGAAAGACGGTTTCGGCGAGCGCTGATTGGCGGTGTTTCATTtattgggtcttttttttatttttatttttttttcctaaagCCTGAAATAGCATGTGGGACAGAGTGTCACCTCGGGTAATCAACACACTATTACAGCCAACGTGTTTTTATTGCTGGGTAATAAAACAGTAGGAATAATGCAgttcttattaatattaattatggGTTAAAAATGGTTTAAAAATAGCTACTTTTGCCAGGTTTATGAAATTAGGTCACATGTACTGCAAGTGTGTTTGTGATGCAGCACTTTGTGTTACTTGCATTCAAAGCCATTTCCTCCATTAGGTGCACATGTTCAGCACACTGGATTTTATTTGGGTTCAGAAGTTGTACTTTCTTCCTGCAGGTGACTGAGTAACTATGGCCCGTACCAAGCAGACCGCCCGTAAATCGACAGGAGGTAAAGCTCCTCGTAAGCAGCTGGCCACTAAAGCTGCTCGCAAGAGTGCACCCTCTACTGGAGGAGTGAAGAAACCTCACCGCTACAGGTAAACACACTAAACAGACCTGTGGGAATTGTATTTTGTGCAAGAAGTGTGTGCATACTCTACTGAGTATTGTTGTCATTCGTTATCATTGTAATTTAATGTAACTTTTGATTTGTTGCACTTATCTTCAGACTAATGAATATTTTCACCCCTTGTGTGTTGTTTGAAAATTTAaaattttttgtcttctttgtgtgtgtgtccaggccCGGTACTGTAGCTCTGCGTGAGATCCGTCGATACCAGAAGTCCACTGAGCTGCTGATCCGTAAGCTGCCGTTCCAGCGTCTGGTTAGAGAGATCGCTCAGGACTTCAAAACAGACCTGCGTTTCCAGAGCGCTGCCATTGGAGCCCTGCAGGTGGGTTTGCTTTTTCACTTCGAAGGGGGTGGGACATAATCCCCtcactcagtgtttcactgtttttgtaattacatttaaaacaa
Coding sequences within it:
- the h3f3c gene encoding H3 histone, family 3C, which encodes MARTKQTARKSTGGKAPRKQLATKAARKSAPSTGGVKKPHRYRPGTVALREIRRYQKSTELLIRKLPFQRLVREIAQDFKTDLRFQSAAIGALQEASEAYLVGLFEDTNLCAIHAKRVTIMPKDIQLARRIRGERA